A section of the Gemmatimonadaceae bacterium genome encodes:
- a CDS encoding AAA family ATPase encodes MAFTFRPAVRENVPLLIGLSGGTGSGKTYTAMRLAKGIAGDRPFAVLDTEASRARAYADLFRFDHGDLTPPFTPERYGDAIHAADEAHYPVIVVDSTSHVWAGDGGVLDWQEAELDRMAGDDWKKREACRMAAWIKPKMAHKQFVQRLLQLRAHLILCFRAEPKIEMVRGEGGKMEIREKQSLTGLNGWIP; translated from the coding sequence ATGGCCTTCACCTTTCGGCCTGCCGTGCGCGAGAACGTGCCGCTCCTCATTGGTCTGTCGGGCGGGACCGGCAGCGGAAAAACGTACACCGCGATGCGCCTCGCGAAAGGGATCGCCGGCGATCGGCCGTTCGCCGTCCTCGACACCGAGGCGAGCCGCGCGCGCGCCTACGCCGATCTGTTTCGTTTCGATCACGGCGACCTGACGCCGCCGTTCACGCCTGAGCGGTACGGCGATGCGATCCACGCCGCCGACGAAGCGCACTACCCGGTGATCGTGGTCGATTCCACGTCGCACGTGTGGGCGGGCGACGGCGGCGTCCTCGATTGGCAAGAGGCGGAGCTCGATCGGATGGCGGGCGACGATTGGAAAAAACGCGAAGCCTGCCGCATGGCCGCGTGGATCAAACCGAAGATGGCGCACAAGCAATTTGTGCAGCGCCTCCTCCAGCTGCGCGCGCACCTGATTCTCTGCTTCCGCGCCGAGCCCAAGATCGAAATGGTCCGCGGCGAGGGCGGCAAGATGGAGATCCGCGAGAAGCAATCGCTCACCGGGCTCAACGGCTGGATTCCG